The following proteins are co-located in the Paenibacillus sp. JNUCC32 genome:
- a CDS encoding quaternary amine ABC transporter ATP-binding protein produces MAILQVNKVSKLFGANPEQGLQLLEQGWSKARIAKEKNITVGVNRVSFDIQEGEIFVIMGLSGSGKSTLVRLLNRLIEPTSGEILIHGKDLRKMNKEQLRDVRRKKISMVFQKFALFPHRTVVDNVEYGLEIQKVDKSKRREAAMKSLELVGLKGWEEKMPDQLSGGMQQRVGLARALANDPEILLMDEAFSALDPLIRRDMQDELIELQDKMKKTIVFITHDLDEALRIGDRIALMKDGSIVQIGTPEEILTQPANDYVERFVEDVDLSKVLTASRVMRRPETITMDRGPRVALELMRERGISNLFVIDRSKKLLGVITAEDASDAMKNNRKLADILITDGPSVGPDTLLNELFEITSMSKVPLAVVDDTGRLMGVIVRGAVLGALAGETKSEEVTQDA; encoded by the coding sequence TTGGCTATTCTGCAAGTTAACAAAGTCAGCAAATTGTTCGGCGCGAACCCGGAACAAGGGCTTCAATTGCTTGAGCAAGGCTGGAGTAAAGCGCGAATTGCAAAAGAGAAAAATATAACGGTTGGCGTTAACCGTGTCAGCTTCGATATTCAGGAAGGCGAGATCTTCGTGATTATGGGGCTATCGGGCAGCGGGAAGTCTACGCTCGTCCGTTTGCTAAATCGGTTGATTGAACCGACATCGGGCGAAATCCTGATACACGGCAAGGACCTGCGAAAGATGAACAAGGAACAGCTGCGGGACGTACGCCGCAAAAAAATCAGCATGGTGTTCCAGAAGTTCGCCTTGTTCCCCCATCGCACGGTTGTGGACAATGTGGAATACGGTCTGGAGATTCAGAAGGTAGACAAGAGCAAACGCCGCGAAGCGGCCATGAAGTCGCTTGAGCTTGTAGGCTTGAAGGGCTGGGAGGAAAAAATGCCCGATCAGCTCAGCGGCGGCATGCAGCAGCGCGTCGGGCTGGCCCGTGCGCTTGCCAACGATCCGGAGATTCTGCTGATGGACGAAGCCTTCAGCGCACTGGATCCGCTCATTCGCAGAGACATGCAGGACGAATTGATCGAGCTTCAGGACAAAATGAAAAAAACCATCGTGTTCATTACCCACGACCTGGACGAAGCTCTTCGGATCGGCGACCGCATTGCCTTGATGAAGGATGGCTCGATCGTGCAGATCGGCACGCCGGAGGAAATCTTGACCCAGCCTGCCAACGACTACGTCGAACGGTTCGTGGAAGACGTGGATCTGTCCAAGGTGCTTACCGCTTCACGGGTTATGCGCCGTCCGGAAACCATCACGATGGATCGCGGGCCTCGGGTTGCGCTGGAGCTTATGCGTGAACGCGGCATCTCGAACCTGTTCGTGATCGACCGTTCGAAGAAGCTGCTCGGCGTCATTACGGCGGAAGATGCATCGGATGCCATGAAGAATAACCGCAAGCTTGCGGATATTCTCATCACGGACGGACCGAGCGTCGGACCCGACACGCTGCTAAATGAATTGTTTGAAATTACGAGCATGTCCAAAGTGCCATTGGCCGTTGTGGATGATACCGGCCGACTGATGGGCGTTATCGTCCGCGGTGCCGTCCTTGGTGCCTTGGCCGGAGAAACCAAGAGCGAGGAGGTGACGCAAGATGCCTAA
- a CDS encoding DUF6081 family protein, producing the protein MEQQRVFGDFHSILSESGTWKIGGFPLPDGSFWEYREPNAVVIVRNGILYVRAPLSRQNNQIQILDNAKHMYYSNEEVDVPESGEVTFELQIRARTQGTVPGDLYDGYVSLNLLDFSTGAALDFFASNDKYASVYAVLPFPGVQVPESDKTRYFCIFKEEDTHFTPREFNTYKITYNRAKDEAIFYVNGEEIRREKNIPIKFNKFTIALGIMTEKDLTPEGSVSVHGQTVIAEYSPVTVTIKE; encoded by the coding sequence ATGGAACAACAACGCGTTTTTGGTGATTTTCACTCCATCCTGTCCGAGAGCGGGACTTGGAAGATCGGCGGGTTCCCGCTGCCGGACGGTTCATTCTGGGAATATCGCGAGCCGAATGCGGTCGTTATCGTCCGCAATGGAATTCTGTACGTACGCGCACCGCTGAGCCGCCAGAATAATCAGATCCAAATTCTCGATAACGCCAAGCATATGTATTATTCCAACGAAGAAGTGGACGTGCCGGAATCCGGCGAGGTGACCTTCGAGCTGCAAATTCGGGCCCGCACCCAAGGAACGGTTCCCGGCGACTTGTATGACGGCTACGTATCTTTGAATCTGCTTGATTTCAGCACCGGCGCGGCACTGGACTTTTTTGCTTCGAACGACAAATACGCCAGCGTGTATGCGGTCCTGCCGTTCCCGGGCGTGCAGGTGCCGGAATCGGACAAGACCCGTTACTTCTGCATTTTCAAAGAGGAAGATACGCACTTTACGCCGCGGGAATTCAACACGTACAAAATCACGTATAACCGTGCCAAGGACGAGGCTATCTTCTACGTGAACGGCGAAGAGATCCGCCGGGAGAAAAACATCCCGATCAAGTTCAACAAATTCACCATCGCGCTTGGCATCATGACCGAAAAAGATCTGACGCCGGAGGGCAGCGTATCCGTGCACGGACAAACCGTCATTGCGGAATACTCTCCCGTGACGGTTACGATAAAAGAGTAG
- a CDS encoding phosphoenolpyruvate hydrolase family protein produces the protein MITTREQVLDRLHRGLQTQERLIGVAAGAGISAKYAVKGGADLILALNSGRFRQMGLGSLAGFMPYANCNEMVMDFGSREILSVVRDAPVIFGLCGTDPTVQLPGYLDAIRGSGFAGIINYPTVGMIDGLFREALEEEGITYLQEVEAIRIAHERDMFTMAFVFNPEQTTWMLDAGADIICAHLGVTAGGMMGTSKAWSLEKGAEIAREIFAVCDDSGKQPIKLVYGGPVHTPIDVQYMYDNTSAMGYVGGSSFERTPTEEAIVEATHRFKATGHLEQDRQLMDKLTQLDEPMDYVAFVKEYVAEHYANPISMTELAERIHVSRTHLSALFNREVGCSFPEYIAKYRIHKAQDIMKHSKLSLGRIAELVGYPDYVHFSKTFKKYAGMSPQAYRQHMKDKYT, from the coding sequence TTGATAACGACCAGAGAACAGGTATTGGATCGATTACATAGGGGGTTACAGACCCAGGAGCGATTGATCGGGGTAGCGGCAGGAGCAGGAATATCGGCAAAATATGCGGTCAAAGGCGGCGCCGATCTGATACTGGCCTTGAATTCGGGCCGTTTTCGGCAGATGGGGCTGGGCTCCTTGGCTGGCTTCATGCCCTATGCGAACTGCAATGAAATGGTGATGGATTTCGGCTCGCGCGAAATTCTTTCCGTGGTCCGCGACGCACCGGTGATATTCGGTTTATGCGGAACGGATCCAACCGTTCAGCTGCCGGGATACTTGGATGCCATTCGCGGAAGCGGTTTTGCCGGCATCATCAACTACCCGACGGTGGGAATGATTGACGGACTGTTCCGCGAAGCCTTGGAGGAAGAAGGCATCACGTATCTGCAGGAGGTGGAAGCCATCCGGATTGCTCATGAGCGCGATATGTTTACGATGGCCTTCGTATTCAATCCGGAGCAGACGACATGGATGCTGGATGCGGGAGCGGATATCATCTGCGCCCATCTGGGCGTTACGGCAGGCGGGATGATGGGGACCTCGAAAGCATGGTCGCTGGAGAAGGGCGCCGAAATCGCCAGAGAAATTTTTGCCGTCTGTGACGACTCGGGCAAGCAGCCGATCAAGCTCGTATATGGCGGTCCGGTCCATACGCCCATCGATGTCCAGTACATGTACGACAACACGTCCGCCATGGGGTACGTGGGCGGCTCGAGCTTTGAGCGAACGCCGACGGAAGAAGCCATCGTGGAGGCGACGCATCGTTTTAAGGCAACGGGCCATCTGGAGCAGGACCGGCAGCTGATGGACAAGCTGACGCAGCTGGATGAACCGATGGATTATGTTGCCTTTGTGAAAGAATACGTAGCCGAGCATTATGCAAACCCGATTTCAATGACGGAGCTGGCCGAACGGATCCACGTTTCAAGAACGCATCTTAGCGCGCTTTTTAACAGGGAAGTGGGGTGCAGCTTTCCCGAATATATAGCCAAATACCGTATTCACAAGGCGCAGGATATCATGAAGCACAGCAAGCTGTCCCTGGGTAGAATAGCGGAGCTGGTCGGTTACCCGGACTATGTTCATTTCAGCAAGACCTTCAAAAAATACGCAGGCATGTCTCCCCAAGCCTATCGTCAGCATATGAAAGACAAATATACATAA
- a CDS encoding pyridoxamine 5'-phosphate oxidase family protein gives MSKIPFQSVVSSEEELRNLFGDSNHVVKHKTIHRLDQHCKDFISKSPLLFMATSDASGACDVSPRGDAAGFVHVIEESCLVIPERPGNRRFDSLRNILSNPRVGIVFVIPGLKETLRINGSAVLVRDEEILDRLSVQGKRPWLGIAVSVEECYMHCAKAFMRSQAWDPDSWIPSEQMPNPSKIIADHVNQAHVTEESVARGMQDSYTNRLY, from the coding sequence ATGTCAAAAATTCCGTTTCAATCGGTCGTTTCATCGGAGGAGGAGCTTCGAAACTTGTTCGGCGATTCCAATCACGTGGTCAAACATAAAACCATTCATCGATTGGACCAACATTGCAAAGACTTTATTTCGAAGAGCCCCTTGTTGTTTATGGCTACTTCCGACGCATCCGGAGCCTGCGACGTTTCGCCCCGAGGAGATGCGGCGGGATTCGTGCATGTGATCGAGGAGTCCTGCTTGGTCATTCCGGAGCGTCCGGGCAATCGACGGTTTGATTCGCTGCGGAATATCCTGTCCAACCCGAGAGTCGGGATCGTGTTTGTCATACCGGGTTTGAAGGAGACCTTGCGAATCAACGGCAGCGCCGTCTTGGTAAGGGACGAAGAAATCCTGGATCGGCTTAGCGTACAAGGCAAACGCCCATGGCTTGGCATTGCGGTCTCGGTCGAGGAATGCTATATGCACTGTGCAAAAGCTTTCATGCGTTCGCAAGCATGGGATCCCGATTCCTGGATACCCAGCGAACAGATGCCGAATCCGTCCAAGATCATCGCGGATCATGTGAATCAAGCTCACGTGACGGAGGAATCCGTTGCCCGGGGAATGCAGGACAGTTACACGAATCGCCTCTATTGA
- a CDS encoding ABC transporter permease, with translation MPKIPLASWVDSLVDWMGDVFSGFFDAISFIIENVVQLFTDLFMLPHPYLFIVILAVIAYLLGRLPLTLFTAIGFLLIDNLGYWSQTMSTLSLVITAALISVILGVPLGIWAAYSKSASRVIIPVLDFMQTMPAFVYLLPAVTFFSLGVVPGVIASVIFAIPPTIRLTRLGIMQVSGELTEAADAFGSTSGQKLFKVQLPLAMPTLMAGINQTIMLSLSMVVIASMIGAQGIGAEVYRAVTQLQIGKGFEAGLAVVILAIVLDRFTQNIFKSKKRGA, from the coding sequence ATGCCTAAGATCCCTCTTGCCAGCTGGGTTGATTCCTTGGTCGATTGGATGGGAGACGTGTTCTCCGGATTCTTTGACGCCATCTCTTTCATTATCGAGAACGTTGTGCAGTTGTTTACGGATTTGTTCATGCTGCCTCATCCGTATTTGTTCATCGTCATCCTGGCCGTCATTGCCTACCTGCTGGGCCGTCTGCCGTTAACCTTGTTCACGGCCATCGGTTTCCTGCTGATCGACAACTTGGGCTACTGGTCACAGACGATGAGTACGCTCAGTCTGGTCATCACGGCAGCATTGATCTCCGTCATTCTAGGTGTTCCGCTAGGGATATGGGCGGCCTATAGCAAGTCCGCATCCCGCGTGATCATACCGGTTCTGGACTTTATGCAGACCATGCCGGCATTTGTATACTTGCTGCCTGCCGTCACATTCTTCAGTCTGGGCGTGGTTCCGGGAGTTATCGCTTCGGTTATCTTCGCGATTCCGCCGACGATTCGCCTGACCCGCCTCGGCATTATGCAAGTATCCGGCGAATTGACTGAAGCTGCGGATGCATTCGGTTCGACTTCCGGGCAGAAATTGTTCAAGGTTCAGCTGCCGCTGGCCATGCCAACCTTGATGGCCGGCATTAACCAGACCATCATGCTGTCGTTGTCGATGGTGGTTATCGCTTCGATGATCGGCGCCCAAGGTATCGGTGCCGAGGTATATCGTGCAGTAACGCAGCTGCAAATCGGTAAAGGGTTTGAAGCCGGCTTGGCTGTCGTCATTTTGGCGATTGTCCTCGACCGCTTTACACAAAATATATTTAAATCGAAAAAAAGGGGTGCTTAA
- a CDS encoding glycine betaine ABC transporter substrate-binding protein, which translates to MKKQKFWLLLSLAAILVLSACGQGGNGGANGTTDNGADGGSTASLGDQVKHEIIGIDPGAGIMKATAAAIEEYGLTDWKLIEGSGAAMTATLDKAIKNEDPIIITGWTPHWMFAKYDLKYLEDPKKVYGEAEEIHTVARLGLQEDHPEAYKFLSNFKWTSDDMGQIMTAIQEGQDPEAAAKEWADSNAEKVDAWLEGVQPVDGKSFKFSYVAWDSEIASTNLLKVIMEEKLGYKVEALQVEAGPMWTGVANGDVDATVAAWLPLTHADYWDKFKDQVEDLGANMEGVKTGLVVPSYVEANSIEDLK; encoded by the coding sequence TTGAAGAAACAGAAGTTTTGGTTGCTGCTGAGCTTGGCCGCTATTCTGGTCCTGTCCGCTTGCGGTCAGGGCGGAAACGGCGGCGCGAATGGAACGACGGACAACGGGGCTGATGGCGGTTCCACCGCTTCCCTCGGCGATCAAGTCAAACATGAAATCATCGGTATTGATCCTGGCGCGGGTATTATGAAAGCAACGGCTGCTGCGATTGAGGAATATGGATTGACCGACTGGAAACTGATCGAAGGTTCCGGCGCGGCCATGACGGCAACTCTCGATAAAGCCATCAAGAACGAAGATCCGATCATTATTACCGGTTGGACTCCGCACTGGATGTTCGCCAAATACGATCTGAAGTATCTGGAAGATCCGAAGAAAGTCTACGGTGAAGCGGAAGAGATCCACACCGTTGCCCGCCTTGGACTTCAGGAAGATCATCCGGAAGCCTATAAGTTCCTGAGCAATTTCAAGTGGACGTCCGACGATATGGGTCAGATTATGACCGCGATCCAAGAAGGCCAAGACCCTGAGGCTGCTGCTAAAGAATGGGCGGACAGCAACGCTGAGAAAGTCGATGCTTGGCTCGAAGGCGTTCAACCGGTTGACGGCAAAAGCTTCAAATTCAGTTATGTGGCTTGGGATTCCGAAATTGCCAGCACCAACCTGCTGAAAGTGATCATGGAAGAAAAGCTGGGTTACAAAGTTGAGGCCCTTCAAGTAGAAGCAGGCCCTATGTGGACCGGCGTTGCCAACGGCGACGTGGACGCCACCGTGGCTGCTTGGCTGCCGCTGACGCATGCGGACTACTGGGATAAATTCAAGGACCAAGTTGAAGACCTTGGCGCCAACATGGAAGGCGTAAAAACCGGACTGGTGGTTCCGTCTTACGTGGAAGCCAATTCGATTGAGGATTTGAAATAA
- a CDS encoding LacI family DNA-binding transcriptional regulator: protein MANIKEIAKLAGVSVSTVSRVLNNHPYVREEKRARVLETMKKLKYARNMNAVHLITGKTMNIAIMLPFINHAYFSLLMEGAGQEALAASYRLILCQTGYAPDKEVEVLEMLRNREIDGIIILSSTVTPKQIEAYCAYGPIVCCQDAGERLFSSIYINHAEAFRSAMRYLIRRGHRRIGFTVGRLDSPSTRARQAAYEEVLQEIGEPYREEWILDGCIDLEDGAAIMDRLSGMEERPSAILVTGDHVAAGLIYEAEKRGLSIPQELAVIGFDNQPIGKMLGLTTIDNRLFDMGTEAFRILYAHIQGEQKEPIRKELAFELIERSSV from the coding sequence GTGGCCAATATTAAAGAGATAGCCAAGCTTGCAGGCGTGTCGGTATCTACTGTATCCCGGGTGCTGAATAACCACCCTTATGTCAGAGAAGAGAAGCGGGCACGCGTGCTGGAAACGATGAAGAAGCTGAAATACGCCAGGAATATGAATGCGGTCCATCTGATTACAGGGAAAACGATGAATATTGCCATTATGCTTCCGTTTATTAATCATGCCTACTTCTCCTTGCTGATGGAAGGAGCAGGCCAAGAAGCGCTTGCCGCTAGCTATCGCCTCATCCTGTGCCAAACCGGGTATGCGCCGGATAAGGAAGTGGAAGTGCTGGAGATGCTGCGCAACCGCGAGATTGACGGCATCATTATTCTATCGTCGACCGTGACGCCGAAACAGATCGAAGCCTATTGCGCTTACGGACCGATTGTATGCTGTCAGGATGCAGGGGAACGCTTATTTTCTTCTATATATATAAACCATGCTGAGGCATTTCGCAGTGCCATGCGTTATTTGATAAGGCGGGGACATCGCCGCATCGGCTTCACCGTAGGAAGACTGGACAGTCCGAGCACGAGAGCGCGCCAAGCGGCCTATGAAGAAGTGCTTCAAGAAATCGGAGAGCCTTACCGCGAGGAATGGATCCTGGACGGTTGTATTGATCTCGAGGACGGTGCAGCGATTATGGATCGGCTGTCGGGCATGGAGGAACGTCCCAGCGCCATATTGGTGACGGGTGACCATGTGGCCGCCGGGTTAATCTATGAAGCGGAGAAAAGGGGGCTGTCCATCCCGCAAGAGCTGGCCGTCATCGGATTCGACAACCAGCCGATCGGCAAAATGCTGGGCCTTACTACGATCGATAACCGCCTGTTTGATATGGGTACGGAGGCGTTCAGGATACTCTATGCACATATTCAAGGGGAGCAGAAGGAGCCGATTCGGAAGGAGCTTGCTTTCGAGCTGATTGAACGTTCGTCGGTCTAA
- a CDS encoding Tm-1-like ATP-binding domain-containing protein — protein sequence MKTIAIAGTFDTKGAEFLYVKSVIESLGLQTFTIHSGVFEPMFAPDVTNIEVAGAADADLREIAARKDRSAGTAVLAQGMEQIVPKLYAEGKFDAILSFGGTGGTSIVTAGMRALPIGVPKLMVSTVASGNTAPYVGTSDIIMFPSIVDVSGLNSFSTKIFTNAAHAIAGMVKFESAAPMDKKPLIAATMFGVTTPCIDYAREHLESHGYEVLVFHATGTGGRTMESLIEAGFIDGVLDLTTTEWCDELVGGVLAAGPNRLEAAGRCKVPQVVSTGALDMVNFGPYDTVPEAFRGRNLYKHNPSVTLMRTTVEENRQLGGILADKLNSSQGPTVLMLPLKGVSMLDVEGEAFHGTEEDKMLFDTLRQRIDRETVELIEMNTDINDPAFAVAAADKLMELMKRQ from the coding sequence GTGAAAACCATAGCCATTGCGGGGACGTTTGATACGAAGGGTGCTGAGTTTTTATACGTTAAATCGGTGATCGAGAGCTTGGGGTTACAAACGTTTACGATTCATAGCGGCGTGTTTGAGCCGATGTTCGCGCCGGATGTAACCAATATCGAGGTTGCAGGGGCGGCAGATGCGGATCTGCGCGAAATCGCGGCCCGGAAGGACCGGTCGGCAGGGACTGCAGTATTGGCTCAAGGGATGGAACAAATCGTGCCGAAGCTGTATGCAGAGGGCAAATTCGACGCCATACTGTCATTCGGCGGTACGGGGGGAACTTCCATCGTCACCGCCGGCATGCGAGCATTGCCGATCGGCGTACCAAAATTGATGGTCTCCACCGTCGCTTCCGGCAATACGGCGCCTTATGTAGGGACAAGCGACATTATCATGTTTCCGTCCATCGTGGATGTATCCGGCCTGAACTCGTTTTCCACCAAAATATTCACGAACGCGGCACACGCGATAGCCGGCATGGTTAAGTTCGAATCGGCTGCGCCGATGGATAAAAAGCCGCTGATTGCAGCGACGATGTTCGGGGTAACGACCCCCTGCATCGATTATGCCAGAGAGCATCTGGAATCGCATGGGTACGAAGTGCTGGTGTTCCATGCAACCGGCACGGGCGGGCGAACGATGGAAAGCCTCATTGAGGCCGGATTCATTGACGGTGTATTGGATTTGACGACAACGGAATGGTGCGATGAGCTGGTTGGCGGCGTTTTGGCGGCAGGGCCGAATCGGCTGGAAGCAGCCGGACGCTGTAAGGTGCCGCAGGTCGTATCGACCGGGGCGCTCGATATGGTCAACTTCGGTCCGTATGATACCGTGCCGGAGGCATTCCGGGGACGAAACCTGTACAAGCATAACCCTTCGGTTACGCTGATGCGGACCACGGTGGAGGAGAACCGGCAGCTTGGCGGGATCCTTGCGGATAAACTGAATTCGTCGCAAGGTCCTACGGTGTTGATGCTGCCGCTGAAAGGCGTATCGATGCTCGATGTGGAAGGCGAAGCATTCCATGGAACGGAAGAGGATAAGATGCTGTTCGACACGTTAAGACAACGGATAGACCGTGAGACCGTTGAGCTGATCGAGATGAATACCGATATTAACGATCCAGCTTTTGCGGTGGCCGCGGCCGATAAGCTGATGGAATTGATGAAGCGGCAATGA
- a CDS encoding phosphoenolpyruvate hydrolase family protein, with product MAMQTRAEVLAKLKSEVAAGKVLLGAGAGTGISAKSAEAGGVDLIIIYNSGRYRMAGRGSLAGLMAYGDANQIVVDMGNEVLPVVKHTPVLAGVCGTDPFRIMDIFLKQLKEQGFAGVQNFPTVGLIDGVFRANLEETGMGYDLEVEMIRKAHELDLVTTPYVFDVDQAKKMAEAGADVLVAHMGLTTKGTIGAKTALTLDDCVDKIQAICDAGKAVNPDVMILCHGGPIAEPKDAAYVLSRTHGVEGFFGASSIERFATEVGIKQQTEAFKNISK from the coding sequence ATGGCCATGCAAACAAGAGCAGAAGTATTAGCGAAACTAAAATCAGAGGTTGCAGCGGGTAAGGTGTTGTTGGGAGCTGGAGCAGGAACAGGGATTTCTGCCAAGAGCGCCGAAGCGGGCGGCGTAGACTTAATCATTATTTATAACTCGGGCCGTTACCGGATGGCCGGGCGGGGATCTCTCGCTGGACTGATGGCGTACGGGGATGCCAATCAGATCGTGGTGGACATGGGGAATGAGGTGCTGCCGGTCGTGAAGCATACGCCGGTGTTGGCGGGAGTTTGCGGCACGGACCCGTTCCGGATCATGGATATTTTTCTGAAGCAGCTGAAGGAGCAAGGGTTTGCGGGCGTGCAGAACTTTCCGACGGTGGGCTTGATTGACGGCGTATTCCGGGCGAATCTGGAAGAGACGGGCATGGGCTATGATCTTGAGGTCGAGATGATCCGGAAGGCGCATGAGCTGGATTTGGTAACCACGCCGTATGTGTTTGACGTCGATCAGGCGAAGAAGATGGCCGAAGCCGGAGCCGATGTCCTGGTTGCTCATATGGGTCTTACCACGAAAGGCACCATAGGCGCAAAAACGGCGCTGACGCTCGACGACTGCGTGGACAAGATTCAAGCGATCTGCGATGCCGGAAAGGCCGTCAACCCGGACGTTATGATTCTGTGCCATGGCGGTCCGATTGCGGAGCCTAAGGACGCGGCGTACGTATTGTCCAGAACCCATGGGGTGGAAGGATTCTTCGGAGCATCCAGCATCGAGCGTTTTGCCACCGAGGTTGGCATCAAGCAGCAGACAGAGGCATTCAAGAATATTTCGAAATGA
- a CDS encoding prenyltransferase yields MDALTQFKKASRIKVIPVMLIPVALGALGAYVWTGTFHIGLFLLTLIGSGAAHLFSNMVNDLWDYKNGTDTEAQEHVDAISTNSGFLTKGVWSLRKFEIVTWTLFGIAALSGIILSLISGWWAFVFGGLGGLIAYFYVAPPIRFGYRGKGYSEIAILLSFGILPVMGAYYVQTSHMDVRALLLSLPIGLLTTLILFNHHFLHWQADRQAGKKTLVVVWGEKRALNFSRVLLLLACLSLIACVLAGALPPYALIALLTIIPLYLVYGRLKDSNRSEAYLPLMGASTMTTMRCGGVLILSLIIQGIIQTL; encoded by the coding sequence GTGGATGCCCTTACACAGTTTAAAAAAGCTTCCCGAATCAAAGTGATTCCCGTCATGCTGATTCCGGTCGCTTTGGGAGCGCTCGGGGCTTACGTATGGACGGGTACATTTCATATAGGCCTTTTTTTATTGACCTTGATCGGGAGCGGCGCTGCCCATTTGTTCTCCAATATGGTGAACGATTTATGGGACTATAAGAACGGAACGGACACAGAAGCGCAGGAGCATGTAGATGCAATCTCCACCAACTCCGGGTTTTTGACCAAAGGGGTCTGGTCGCTCCGTAAGTTCGAGATCGTCACCTGGACGCTGTTCGGGATCGCGGCGCTGAGCGGCATCATCCTCAGCTTGATCAGCGGCTGGTGGGCTTTCGTCTTTGGCGGACTCGGCGGGTTGATCGCTTACTTTTACGTCGCACCGCCGATTCGATTCGGTTATCGCGGCAAGGGCTACAGTGAAATTGCGATTTTGCTGTCCTTTGGTATTTTGCCGGTGATGGGCGCATACTACGTTCAAACCTCACATATGGATGTTCGGGCCTTGCTGCTGTCACTGCCCATCGGGCTGCTGACAACGTTGATTTTGTTCAACCATCACTTTTTGCATTGGCAGGCAGACCGTCAGGCCGGGAAGAAGACCCTGGTCGTGGTATGGGGCGAAAAGAGAGCGCTGAACTTCTCACGAGTTCTGCTGCTGCTGGCATGCCTCTCCTTGATAGCCTGCGTATTGGCCGGAGCGCTCCCGCCTTACGCACTGATTGCGCTGCTTACGATCATTCCGTTGTATCTTGTCTATGGAAGGCTGAAGGACAGCAACCGTTCGGAGGCATATTTACCGCTGATGGGCGCGTCAACGATGACTACCATGCGCTGCGGCGGCGTGCTGATCCTGTCATTGATCATTCAGGGAATCATTCAGACTTTGTAA
- a CDS encoding GbsR/MarR family transcriptional regulator: MGLYHLDDERQAAVQKIRKRVIENIGRNMDLYGIPHSTGHLYGLLYFADKPMNLDEMGQEMKMSKTSMSTGVRTLLDYKMVNKVWEKGSRKDLYEVEYDWYQTFFDFFDIKWRKSVESNILVLRKALDETEKLRKAHEDDEELVAVLQEDQAKMREAVAYYKWLERLIDTFVDGEIFNYVPKEPPEGKS, from the coding sequence ATGGGCTTGTACCATTTAGATGATGAACGGCAGGCAGCCGTGCAGAAGATTCGTAAGCGTGTCATTGAAAATATTGGACGGAATATGGACTTGTACGGCATTCCACACTCAACGGGACATTTATACGGATTACTTTATTTTGCAGATAAACCGATGAACCTGGATGAAATGGGACAGGAAATGAAGATGAGCAAAACGAGCATGAGTACAGGCGTGCGGACGCTGCTCGATTATAAAATGGTCAACAAGGTGTGGGAGAAGGGTTCCCGCAAGGATTTGTATGAAGTGGAATACGATTGGTACCAGACCTTCTTTGATTTTTTCGATATTAAATGGCGTAAATCGGTGGAGAGCAACATTCTGGTCCTGCGCAAAGCGCTTGACGAAACGGAGAAGCTCCGCAAAGCGCATGAGGATGACGAAGAACTGGTAGCGGTGCTGCAAGAGGATCAGGCGAAGATGCGTGAGGCTGTTGCTTACTATAAATGGCTGGAACGATTGATTGATACTTTCGTGGATGGCGAAATCTTCAACTATGTGCCGAAAGAGCCGCCTGAGGGCAAATCCTGA